The following are encoded together in the uncultured Flavobacterium sp. genome:
- a CDS encoding CmpA/NrtA family ABC transporter substrate-binding protein: MKNIQINTTVVFKRIILTLILVLAVSFTEVAAQNDPVKLGFIPLTDCSPIVMAKELGLFKKYGVEVVVTKESSWANVRDKILTGELDGAHCLYTMPFSVYTGVGGKAGSEMKIAMMLNVNGQAITLSNDFCGKVGFKQMNKVAPVVAAKLKAEKEVTFAMTFPGGTHDLWLRNWMAIAGVNQKTSKIITIPPPQMVANMKVGNMDGYCVGEPWGGVAVKQGIGFTQIASQDIWKDHPEKALVVNKEFSEKRRTDLVKVMKAVLEACIWLDNPANRKKAAAIIGKAPYVNAPADVIENRLMGNYDLGCNQGTEVYTKDYMLFYKGGLVNYPRKSYAIWAMAQYVRFGYLKEAPNYKAIADKLILQDLYEEVAKSLKVKVPNDDMKPFSLTMDKTVFDPSNPEAYLKVVKK, encoded by the coding sequence ATGAAAAATATACAGATAAATACAACAGTAGTTTTCAAAAGAATAATACTGACTTTAATACTCGTTTTAGCCGTTTCTTTTACAGAAGTTGCAGCTCAAAATGATCCTGTAAAACTTGGATTTATTCCGTTAACAGATTGTTCTCCAATTGTAATGGCAAAAGAATTAGGATTGTTTAAAAAGTATGGAGTTGAAGTAGTGGTAACCAAAGAATCTTCATGGGCCAATGTTCGTGATAAAATTTTAACTGGTGAATTAGACGGGGCGCACTGTCTGTATACAATGCCGTTTTCGGTTTATACCGGAGTAGGAGGAAAAGCAGGTTCTGAAATGAAAATCGCCATGATGCTGAATGTTAACGGTCAGGCCATAACACTTTCGAATGATTTTTGTGGGAAAGTAGGTTTCAAACAAATGAATAAAGTAGCACCTGTTGTGGCGGCCAAACTTAAGGCAGAAAAAGAAGTGACTTTTGCCATGACTTTTCCTGGAGGAACGCACGATTTATGGCTAAGAAACTGGATGGCTATTGCTGGTGTAAATCAAAAAACATCTAAAATTATTACGATTCCACCACCGCAAATGGTGGCAAACATGAAAGTTGGAAATATGGATGGCTATTGTGTGGGAGAGCCTTGGGGCGGTGTTGCAGTAAAACAAGGAATTGGTTTTACACAAATCGCTTCACAAGATATCTGGAAAGATCATCCTGAAAAAGCTTTGGTTGTTAATAAGGAATTCAGTGAAAAACGCAGAACTGATCTTGTAAAAGTGATGAAAGCTGTTTTGGAAGCTTGTATTTGGCTGGACAATCCGGCAAATCGTAAAAAAGCGGCTGCAATAATAGGGAAAGCACCTTATGTAAATGCTCCTGCAGATGTTATCGAAAATAGATTAATGGGAAATTATGATTTGGGCTGCAATCAGGGAACAGAAGTTTATACTAAAGATTATATGTTGTTTTACAAAGGCGGTTTAGTTAATTATCCTCGTAAATCATATGCGATTTGGGCAATGGCACAATATGTTCGATTTGGGTATTTGAAAGAAGCACCAAATTATAAAGCAATTGCCGATAAACTGATTTTACAGGATTTATACGAAGAAGTGGCCAAAAGTCTGAAAGTAAAAGTACCAAATGATGATATGAAACCTTTCTCACTAACGATGGATAAAACGGTTTTTGACCCTTCAAATCCCGAGGCTTATTTAAAAGTGGTTAAAAAGTAA
- the ntrB gene encoding nitrate ABC transporter permease, protein MSNKDTLTLNDIADQTEVLMENTAIDTGKNEKWKLILNSISIKLKSTGFAGIGIALFIGFWSLLSFYTKEALPGPLATFTVLKEMLSDPFYDYGPNDKGIGLQLFNSIKTVLSGFLLGSLVAIPIGILMGASTICKQIMYPIVQLLKPVSPLAWFPIGLVVFKDTGLATIFIVFITSLWSTLINTSFGIASIPQDHKNVAKAFGFSKMRYLTKILIPFSLPHIITGLRLSISVAWLVIVAGEMLSGGAGIGFFVWDSWNALSLEKVISAIIIIGIVGLLFDKFFTFIENKVAYKA, encoded by the coding sequence ATGTCTAATAAAGATACTTTAACGCTAAACGATATCGCGGATCAAACAGAAGTTTTGATGGAGAACACTGCAATTGATACCGGAAAAAATGAGAAATGGAAATTGATTTTAAATTCAATTTCCATTAAATTAAAATCAACTGGTTTTGCAGGAATCGGAATTGCTTTGTTTATTGGTTTTTGGAGTTTATTAAGTTTTTATACTAAAGAGGCACTCCCGGGACCTTTGGCCACCTTTACAGTTTTGAAAGAAATGTTAAGCGATCCGTTTTATGATTACGGACCGAACGATAAAGGAATAGGACTGCAATTATTCAATTCAATAAAAACCGTTTTATCGGGCTTTTTATTAGGTTCTTTAGTAGCCATTCCAATCGGGATTTTGATGGGAGCGAGTACGATTTGCAAACAAATTATGTACCCAATTGTACAGCTTTTAAAACCAGTTTCGCCTTTGGCATGGTTTCCAATTGGATTAGTTGTTTTTAAAGATACCGGTTTGGCAACAATTTTTATCGTTTTCATTACATCCTTATGGTCGACCTTAATCAATACTTCTTTTGGAATCGCTTCAATCCCTCAGGATCATAAAAATGTAGCAAAAGCATTCGGTTTTTCTAAGATGCGTTATCTCACTAAAATTTTAATTCCGTTTAGTTTGCCTCATATTATTACCGGATTGCGTTTGAGCATCAGTGTGGCGTGGCTTGTAATTGTTGCAGGAGAAATGCTTTCTGGTGGTGCCGGAATAGGATTTTTTGTATGGGACAGCTGGAATGCCTTAAGTTTAGAAAAAGTAATTTCGGCTATAATCATTATTGGAATAGTTGGTTTATTATTTGATAAATTTTTCACTTTCATCGAAAATAAAGTGGCTTACAAAGCTTAA
- a CDS encoding ABC transporter ATP-binding protein codes for MSYLEIKNLEISFPTPKGKYIAVRDINLSIQKGEIISIIGHSGCGKSTIMNAIGGMLTPTGGSVELASQKIKGPGPDRGIVFQNYSLLPWLTVEENIFQAVDSVMKCSKKEKHEIVIQNLKMVNLFEHKNKLPGQLSGGMKQRVAIARAFAINPGVLLLDEPFGALDALTKGSMQLEVLKLWNLDNREKTIIMITHDIEEALFLSDRIVVLNNGPASTIKEIVEVHLPRPRNKIEIVKMPEYIALRDKLLHLLTDKFSIEDMGMKYKN; via the coding sequence ATGAGTTATTTAGAAATCAAAAATTTAGAGATATCATTTCCAACTCCAAAAGGGAAATACATTGCTGTTCGCGATATTAATTTATCCATTCAAAAAGGAGAAATCATTTCGATTATAGGGCATTCGGGCTGTGGAAAATCGACTATTATGAATGCTATTGGCGGCATGCTGACGCCAACTGGAGGTTCTGTCGAATTAGCCAGTCAAAAAATAAAAGGACCGGGACCGGATCGCGGAATCGTTTTTCAGAATTACTCGCTTTTACCTTGGTTAACAGTAGAGGAGAATATCTTTCAGGCTGTCGATTCGGTTATGAAATGTTCCAAAAAAGAAAAACACGAGATTGTAATTCAGAATCTTAAAATGGTGAATTTATTCGAACATAAAAATAAACTGCCGGGACAACTTTCGGGCGGAATGAAACAACGTGTTGCTATTGCGAGGGCTTTTGCAATCAATCCGGGAGTATTGCTTTTGGATGAGCCTTTTGGAGCTTTAGATGCCTTAACAAAAGGATCGATGCAATTGGAAGTTTTGAAATTATGGAACTTAGACAACAGAGAAAAAACAATCATAATGATTACGCATGATATTGAAGAAGCGTTGTTTTTATCTGATAGAATTGTGGTATTGAATAATGGTCCGGCATCAACCATAAAAGAAATTGTAGAAGTGCATTTACCAAGACCAAGAAATAAAATTGAAATCGTAAAAATGCCTGAATATATTGCTTTAAGAGATAAATTACTGCATTTATTGACGGACAAATTCTCTATTGAAGATATGGGAATGAAGTATAAAAATTAA
- a CDS encoding class I SAM-dependent methyltransferase: protein MNNWTQRWDDRYSSEEFAYGEEPNNYFKEQIEKLNPGTILFPAEGEGRNAIYAAKLGWTVSAFDISEEGRNKALKLAEANNVKIDYQVGELETLDYYTEQFDAIALIYAHFPAEIKSEIHRTLEIYLRKDGIIIFEAFSKKHLEYLAINDKVGGPKDIGSLFSIEEIQSDFPNYEIIQLEEKEIELNEGLFHNGKGSVIRFIGRKK, encoded by the coding sequence ATGAACAACTGGACTCAGCGATGGGACGACCGTTACAGCAGCGAAGAATTTGCGTACGGCGAAGAACCCAACAATTATTTTAAAGAACAAATAGAAAAATTAAACCCCGGAACAATTCTTTTTCCTGCCGAAGGCGAAGGTCGAAATGCCATTTATGCCGCAAAACTAGGCTGGACAGTATCTGCTTTTGATATCAGCGAAGAAGGGAGAAACAAAGCCTTAAAACTTGCCGAAGCTAACAATGTCAAAATTGATTATCAGGTTGGTGAATTAGAAACTTTAGATTATTACACTGAACAATTTGATGCAATTGCCTTAATTTATGCTCATTTTCCGGCAGAAATAAAATCAGAAATTCACAGGACATTAGAGATTTATTTACGTAAAGACGGAATCATAATTTTTGAAGCTTTCAGCAAAAAACATTTAGAATATCTTGCCATAAATGATAAAGTTGGCGGTCCAAAAGATATTGGGTCTTTATTCTCAATTGAAGAAATTCAATCTGATTTCCCAAATTATGAAATCATTCAATTAGAAGAAAAAGAAATCGAACTGAACGAAGGTTTATTCCATAACGGAAAAGGCTCAGTAATTCGATTTATTGGCAGAAAAAAATAA
- a CDS encoding endonuclease/exonuclease/phosphatase family protein: MKIIAWNCNMAFRKKAEFILTYNPDIAVISECENPEKLKFADGIKIPTDILWYGTNPHKGLGVFSYSDYRFQLLDCHNPSFKNILPIAVTGGKVDFTLFAVWANNPEDKDGAYVTQVWKAINYYADLIQETKTILIGDFNSNTIWDKPRREGNHSTVVQTLESKQIFSTYHKYYNQIQGKEQHPTWYLYRHENKPYHLDYCFASNDFIEVLESLEIGNYKDWTMHSDHKPLIIKFNI; this comes from the coding sequence ATGAAAATCATAGCTTGGAACTGCAATATGGCATTCAGAAAAAAAGCAGAATTTATTCTGACTTACAATCCTGATATTGCTGTAATTTCTGAGTGTGAAAATCCGGAGAAACTAAAGTTCGCTGACGGAATAAAAATCCCAACAGACATTCTTTGGTACGGCACAAACCCGCATAAAGGACTTGGCGTTTTCTCTTATAGCGATTATCGATTTCAATTACTCGATTGTCATAATCCAAGTTTCAAAAACATTTTGCCAATTGCCGTAACTGGCGGAAAAGTTGATTTTACTTTGTTTGCTGTTTGGGCAAATAATCCTGAAGATAAAGATGGAGCTTACGTCACTCAAGTCTGGAAAGCGATTAATTATTATGCAGATTTAATTCAGGAAACAAAAACAATTTTAATTGGAGATTTTAACAGCAATACCATTTGGGACAAACCAAGAAGAGAGGGAAATCATTCTACTGTTGTACAAACATTAGAATCAAAACAGATTTTTAGCACTTATCATAAATATTACAATCAGATACAAGGCAAAGAACAACATCCAACCTGGTATTTGTACCGTCACGAAAACAAACCTTATCATCTTGATTATTGCTTTGCATCCAATGATTTTATAGAAGTTTTAGAAAGCCTTGAAATAGGCAATTACAAAGACTGGACAATGCATAGTGATCACAAACCTTTAATAATTAAATTTAATATATAA